Proteins encoded within one genomic window of Pigmentiphaga sp. H8:
- a CDS encoding extracellular solute-binding protein, with product MKLFHRLRPLVLGCLLPAAAALASLPAAAETIVMASTTSTEQSGLFAHLLPAFKKASGIDIKVVAQGTGQALDTGRRGDADVLFVHDQAAEEKFIAEGYGVKRYPVMYNDFVLIGPAADPAGVKGKDIVQALKKLSAANAEFISRGDKSGTHSAELRYWKAAGLDDKKGNGYKACGCGMGPALNMASSTGAYVLSDRGTWLSFKNRGKLTVLVEGDERLFNQYGVMVVNPAKHPHVKVAAAQKFVDWVISPAGQQTIASYKIDGQQLFFPNAKP from the coding sequence ATGAAGCTCTTCCACCGCCTGCGTCCCCTGGTCCTGGGCTGTCTGCTGCCCGCGGCCGCCGCCCTGGCCAGCCTGCCCGCCGCCGCCGAGACCATCGTCATGGCCTCGACCACGTCCACCGAGCAATCTGGCCTGTTCGCCCACCTGCTGCCCGCCTTCAAGAAGGCCAGCGGCATCGACATCAAGGTGGTCGCGCAGGGTACGGGCCAGGCGCTGGACACTGGCCGGCGCGGGGATGCCGACGTGCTGTTCGTGCACGACCAGGCCGCCGAGGAGAAATTCATCGCCGAGGGCTACGGCGTGAAACGCTATCCGGTCATGTACAACGATTTCGTGCTGATCGGTCCCGCCGCCGACCCCGCCGGCGTCAAGGGCAAGGACATCGTCCAGGCACTGAAGAAACTGTCGGCGGCGAATGCCGAATTCATCTCCCGCGGCGACAAGAGCGGCACGCATTCGGCCGAGCTTCGCTACTGGAAGGCAGCCGGCCTGGACGACAAGAAGGGCAACGGCTATAAGGCCTGCGGCTGCGGCATGGGACCCGCGCTGAACATGGCGTCGTCCACCGGCGCCTACGTGCTGTCGGACCGCGGCACCTGGCTCAGCTTCAAGAACCGGGGCAAGCTGACCGTGCTCGTGGAAGGGGACGAGCGCCTGTTCAACCAGTATGGGGTGATGGTGGTCAATCCGGCCAAGCATCCGCACGTCAAGGTCGCGGCCGCCCAGAAGTTCGTGGACTGGGTCATTTCGCCGGCCGGCCAGCAGACCATCGCCAGCTACAAGATCGACGGCCAGCAGCTGTTCTTCCCCAACGCCAAGCCGTGA